The sequence TCCACCGCCGGGTCGTCGATGCGGTCCAGGGAACTGGAGACGACGTACTGCCGCAGGTGCGTGTACGGGTTGCTGAGCCCTTGGTCGAGCACGGCCCGGTAGGTGTTCAGCCCCATCAGGACGGTGTCGAAGCGCCTGTTGGGGACGTCCACGAGGCCGGCGTGCGGACGGTACTGCGTGGGAACAGTCTCGGGATAGCGCTCGTTGACCCAGGCCATGTACGCGGCGGCGGCCTCGCCCTCGCCGACCGGGTAGAAGTCCACCTCCCCGCCGGGGCCCGCGATGCGGCCATCGATGGACACGCCGATGTAGTAGACGAGCTTGCGCATATGACCACTCCATTTAAAGTACTATGTATGAAGTGGTTTAGACGTTAGTACTACGAGTGGAGTGGTGTCAACTGTGCGCAGGAACGCCGAGAGGAGGGTGGCGCTCATCGACGCCGCCATCGAGGTGCTGGCCGGGCAGGGCGCGCGGGGCCTGACCTTCCGGGCGGTGGACGGCGCGGCACGGGTCCCTCGTGGACGCCGGCGAACGCTCCGCCCGGGGTGACCTTGGTGACGCGTCCAGGAAGGGCACGGCCGAGCCGGGTGCGGGCGACCCGCTGCAACGGGTCCGGTCGCAGGGTCTTGAGCGACGGTGAGGTGAGGCGGCGCCGGCAGGTCAGGGCGTGTCCGAGCTTGCCGGCAGGTCAGGGCGTGTCCGAGCTTGGAGAAGGCTTCGCAGATGCCGTCGTGGGTCGCCCCGCGGACACGCGGGTGGCGGAACCGGCCCCGGTACGGCGGTGGTGCTGGCCGTACCTCGGAACTCCGGTGGGCGGGATCGATTATGTCCTGCTCCCGCCGACATGCTTGCTGGCATCGCAACCGAGTCATCAAGCAGGGAGATCCCCGATGTCGCACTCCACCGCCCCCTCCCGGTCGGCCAGGCCCGGTTCGGCCAGGCGGCGCAGACTGCCGGCCCTGGCCACCGCGGCCGCCGTCGCGCTGGGCGCCCTCGGCCTGGCCGTAGCCCCGGCCGGCGCCGATGCCGCCCGGTGGAGCGGCCCCGCCGGCACCGTGCAGACCGGTCCGAACGGCCTGGCCCGCCCCGCCGACGCCGTGCAGACCAGCCTGAACGGCCTGGCCCGCCCCGCCGACGCCGTGCAGACCAGCCTGAACGGCCTGGTCCGCAGCGGCGAGTTCCCCGGCGTCCTGGCCGCGGTGCGGGGTCGTGACGGGCGTACCCGGGACTACACCGCCGGCGTGGGCAACCTGGAGACGGGGGCGAAGGTCCCCGTCAACGGGCGGGTACGCATCGGCAGCAACACCAAGACGTTCGTCGCCGTGGTCGTGCTGCAGCTGGCCGACGAAGGCAGGATCGACCTGGACGCGCCGGTCGAGAAGTATCTTCCCGGCCTGGTACGCGGCAACGGCAACGACGGCCGCAAGTTCACCACCCGCCAGATGCTCCAGCACACCGCCGGCCTGGCGAACTACACGCAGTATCTTCCGCCGTTCTCCGAGGTCCAGCACACCTACTTCGAGCCTCGGGAACTGCTCGACATGGGTCTGGCGCACAAGCCGGTGTTCGCCCCCGGAAAGAGCTGGCAGTACAGCAACACCGGCTACGTCCTGCTCGGCCTGCTGGTGCAGAAGGTCACGGGCCGGCCGATCAGCGAGGAGGTCACCAACCGGATCATCAAGCCGCTCGGGCTGCGCGACACGTACTGGCCGGGCGTCGGCGAGCAGACGATCCGCGGCGCCCACCCCCACGGGTACTCCTCCAAGGACCCCGACGGGCGGACCGGCAAGAACGATGTGGACGTCACGGAGATGGACCCCTCCTGGGGATGGGCGGCCGGGCAGCTCGTCGGCACCCCGCGCGACGTCAACCGCTTCCTGGGCGCGTTGCTGGACGGCCGGCTGCTCAAGCCCGCCCTGCTGGAGCAGATGAAGCAGACGGTCGAGGCGCCTGGATTCCCTGACGGCTGGTCGTACGGGCTCGGTCTGATGAAGATCAAGCTGAGCTGCGGCGGTTACGCGTGGGGCCACGGCGGTGACATCCACGGCTATGAGACCCGTAACGGCGTCACCGAGGACGGCCGGTCGGCCACGGTCGCCGTGACCGCGCTGCCCTTCGCGGAAGCCGGCGCCGATCAGGTCAACGCCGCCCTGGACACCGCGCTCTGCGCCCAGAAGTGACACCGCGCTCTGCGCCCAGAAGTAAGGCCGCGACCCGCGGGAGAGCCGTGATCCGCCACCGCAGCCGACCCGTCCTCCAGGAGATCATCGCCGCCGGACAGCGCGAGGAAGTGAGCCTCCCCTGCCCGGCGGGGCTGTGCCGGAGAGGGTCTTCAGTTGGTGTCCTCGACGGGCGTGCACGGCTGCACGGGGGTGTCCGCCCGGGCCAACCAGCTGCCGAGTTGCCAGGGCACCTGTGCGTTCGCGTTGTCGCGGAACTCCAGTACGAGCGTCTCGCCCGGCTTGATGTGCTCCGGGGAGATCCGGATCGTCCGTACGGAGGTCGCCTGGGCGGCCTTGAACGAGCGCGACTCGTTCACGAGTGAACGCAGCTCGTCCGGTCCTGTGGTGCCCGGCCCGTTGTAGGTCGAATCCACGCCGGCGAACCGTGGGCCCGCGCACCGTGTGCCCGCGGCCAGGAACGTCACATCCGCCTTGACGCCGGCCGCGCCCAGCTTGGCCTGCAGCCCGTCGGGGTCGCGTAGTTCGTTGAGGGTCACCGTGAGCGTGCCGCCCGAGCCCTTGGCCACCGCGTAGGCGGGGATGTCGTTTCCGATGATCAGAGGTGTGACGGCGGCCGCCGCTGCGACACCGGCCGCGACCAGCATCCGGGGGGCGGTGACGTAGCGCCGCCGGGGGTGCATCCCGTCGAGTAGCCGCCGCCGCGCTCCGGCGAGTTCCTCCGGGGTGGCCGGCGGAACGGCCTCCCACATGGTCTTCAGTGCGTCCATCGTCATTCTCCTCGTTCTTCCTGGTTCAGGGCGTGACGGATCTGGAGACGGGCTCGATTGAGTCGCGAGGCGACGGTGCCCAGGGGGATGGCGAGCGCGTCGGCGACCTCCTGGTAGCTCAATCCGGCCCAGGCGACGAGCAGCAGCACGTCGCGATCAGCTCGTGTGAGCCCCAGCAGGGCCCGTGCCAGCGGTCGGTTGACGGCCAGGGTGTTGATCCCGTCCTCTACCCGGAGACCCGATATCTCCGCTGGATGCAAGCCGCTGCGGATGTATGCGCGGTAGAGGTTCGTCTCGGTGCGCCGCCGCTTGCCGATCACGTTGGAGGCGATGCCGTACAGCCACGGGCGGGCGTCGGAGCGGCCCCGGTCATAATCGCCCCGGCGCTGGAAGGCGGCCAGAAAGGTGTCGGCCACGACGTCCTCCGCCTCGCTGGGTCCCAGTCGCCTGGTCACGTAGCGGTGCAGGAGTGGCGCATGCCGGTCGAACAGGATGGCGAAGATCTCGGGCTCGTGCAGCGACCTCTCAATGAGAGCCGCGTCATCGACCTCGGTGACTTCGCGGGGAATTGTCATGCATGTCGGCCTTTCTTGGCGTATGCGGTCACCTGTACTTACCGCGCCGGGCCGAAATCCTTCACCGGACGATCACCGTGCCATAGGGGCACAGCCGGTGCGGAACATGCACGGGATGATCTCCAGCCGCGTCCGGTCGAGTGGTGTACGAGCCTCTGGAGCGGAGGCCGGGCGGGGAGCCGGCCCGGCACGGATGCGCGCTCCTGAGTCCCGATGGCCACCTGCTCGCCACCGCGGGCGCCGACAGAAAGATCCGGTTATGGAGGAGCGCCCAGCCGCCCGACCACCACGTGCTGTATCGGCGTATCGACTACCTGCATGCCCGGTTGAAGGCAACGCGCAATCTCCAGGACGCCCTCTTCGGTAAGATCCAGGGACTTACCGCCTCGACCGGCACCGCTCCCGTCGAGGACCGGGACGGTGCCGACGGGACATGAGACGACCTGCTCCTCAGGTCAGATCTCCACGGTATCGGGGAGAAGGGCACCCGAGAGCTTCCCCGCGGGTTGGGACTGATCCCGTCGGCGTCCGCCCCGGTTGGCGGTCATCCGGCCATGGCGCTACGGCAGCGGGCCAGTTCCGCGCGCAGGTCGCGGCGTAGCGCCCGGTCCAGGCCGGGCTGGTCGAGCGCGTGGGTGAAGTCGCGGGCGGCCTCGTCCCATCGTCCCAGCCGCATCAGCGCCGTGCCCCGGTTGTAGTGGGGCACCGGCGCCGCCGACAGCGCCACCGCCCGGTCCAGGTCGGCCACGGCGGCGGCCACGTCGCCGCGTTCGAACCGGACGGCGGCCCGGTTCGTCCATGCCTCGACCAGCTCCGGATCCCCGGCCAGGGCCCGGCTGAGCAGCTCGTCGGCTTCGGCGAGGCTGCCGCGCTCCGAGCGGATCAGCCCGAGGGTGCACAGCAGCGCGGGCTCCTGCGGGGCCAGCGCCAGCCCGGCCCGCGCGCCCGCCTCGGCCGCGTCGAGCGCGCCGCGCTCCACCTGCAGGTTGACCAGGGCGATCCGGGCGTCGAGATGCCCGGGGTCAATGGCGAGCGCGCGTTCCAGGTCGTCACACGCCCGATCGAGGCGGCCCCGCTCCTGCTGAAGCACGGCCCGGTTGTAGTACGCCTCGGGCAGGTGCGGTCCCAGGCGGATCGCGGTGCCGTAGTCCTTGATCGCGGCCTGGGACCGGCCGGCCGCACGGTGCAGGGCGGCCCGGTCCACGTAGTACTCGCAGTTGCCGGGGTCGTGTGCGATCACGGTGTCGAGGTCGGCCAGGGCCTGTGCCGGATCGCCCAGGGCCAGGTGCACCTGAGCCCGGTTGTGGCGTAACCGGGCCAGGTCCTGCGGGCGCTCGCCGGGGGTGAGCACTGCCGCCAGCCGGGCCAGCCCGTCGTCGATCAGTCGCAGCGCGCGGGCGGGCTCACCCGCCCTGCTGTCCAGCAGCGCCAGGCCCTGCTCGTAGAAGACGGTGGACAGCACCCGCTGCCGCGGGTCGTTCAGTCCGGCGGCGAGGTGGATGGCCTGTTCCAGCCAGTGCCGCGCCTGCGCAGGGTCCTGGTCGGCCGCAGACAGGTGCCTGGCGTACAGCATGGCGGTGGCGTACGCGGCCGACATGGTGATCTTCGGATCGTCGGTAGCGGCGCGCGCCTCGTGGTAGAGGTCGAGCGCTTCGGCGGCGCGGTCGAGCGCCGCCAGGGCGGTGGCCAGGCCGGTGGTGAACGCCCACCAGTGCCGCAGGTCGCCGTCCGGGGTCACCGCGGCGCGCCCGCGCGAGGCGACTCGGGCCGCGTGGTGGTAGAAGCCGCGGGCCAGGCTGTCGCCCAGGGCGGTGCGCATCGCCTCCGGCGCCGGATCGGCCGCCTCCGGCTTGCGGGCGCCGCCGTCGCGCAGGTCCAGGCGCAGCGGGGACGACCCGACCCGGCGGACCAGCGCGTCCAGCAGCTCGCGGGTGGTCTCGTCGGCATCGCCGACGTGGTCGAACCGCACCGTGACCGGGTGCCGGAGCGTGCCCGCCCAGGCCGCCACGAACTCCGCCGCGCCGTAGGCCAGGCAGGCGGTGCGCCGGGCGGGATGGAACCGGATCGGCTCCTCCTCGGCGGCCGGTCGTGCCGCGTGGTCGAGCCAGGGGGCGATGGCGTGCAGCTCGACCTTGTGCCGGGACGCCAGGCGGGGACGGTCGGCGGCGATCCGGCCGAGGAAGGCCGCGACCCCGGCGTACGGCCCGTGGTCGCGGTGGCAGTCGTAGCCGTCCGGCTCGCCGGTCACGGCCGGGCCGATCCCCGCAGGGGCGGGCGCCCGGGAGCGCCCGCCGTATCGGCAGCTACCAGCACCACTCGATCCAGAGCCGGCGGGCACCGGACAGCAGGCGCAGCGCGCTCGTGCGGCGGATGGGCATCTTCCTCATGGGGCACCTCCGTGTGATCCACTTCAGAACTGCCCAGAGCATAATCGCGCCCGATGAAAATATGAAGAGTGCTCGCGATTGCCGTGGCGCGGTCAGATTACGCAACTCGGCCGGATAGGGGACTCGCGGG comes from Streptosporangium roseum DSM 43021 and encodes:
- a CDS encoding serine hydrolase domain-containing protein produces the protein MSHSTAPSRSARPGSARRRRLPALATAAAVALGALGLAVAPAGADAARWSGPAGTVQTGPNGLARPADAVQTSLNGLARPADAVQTSLNGLVRSGEFPGVLAAVRGRDGRTRDYTAGVGNLETGAKVPVNGRVRIGSNTKTFVAVVVLQLADEGRIDLDAPVEKYLPGLVRGNGNDGRKFTTRQMLQHTAGLANYTQYLPPFSEVQHTYFEPRELLDMGLAHKPVFAPGKSWQYSNTGYVLLGLLVQKVTGRPISEEVTNRIIKPLGLRDTYWPGVGEQTIRGAHPHGYSSKDPDGRTGKNDVDVTEMDPSWGWAAGQLVGTPRDVNRFLGALLDGRLLKPALLEQMKQTVEAPGFPDGWSYGLGLMKIKLSCGGYAWGHGGDIHGYETRNGVTEDGRSATVAVTALPFAEAGADQVNAALDTALCAQK
- a CDS encoding RNA polymerase sigma factor yields the protein MTIPREVTEVDDAALIERSLHEPEIFAILFDRHAPLLHRYVTRRLGPSEAEDVVADTFLAAFQRRGDYDRGRSDARPWLYGIASNVIGKRRRTETNLYRAYIRSGLHPAEISGLRVEDGINTLAVNRPLARALLGLTRADRDVLLLVAWAGLSYQEVADALAIPLGTVASRLNRARLQIRHALNQEERGE
- a CDS encoding dihydrofolate reductase family protein, which codes for MRKLVYYIGVSIDGRIAGPGGEVDFYPVGEGEAAAAYMAWVNERYPETVPTQYRPHAGLVDVPNRRFDTVLMGLNTYRAVLDQGLSNPYTHLRQYVVSSSLDRIDDPAVELVRDPAALVRDLKRGDGLDIWLCGGGGLANSLLTEIDELIIKSYPVVAGAGAALVDGGFRPTAFTPTDRRSFPNGASITWYARQAGA
- a CDS encoding tetratricopeptide repeat protein, which produces MTGEPDGYDCHRDHGPYAGVAAFLGRIAADRPRLASRHKVELHAIAPWLDHAARPAAEEEPIRFHPARRTACLAYGAAEFVAAWAGTLRHPVTVRFDHVGDADETTRELLDALVRRVGSSPLRLDLRDGGARKPEAADPAPEAMRTALGDSLARGFYHHAARVASRGRAAVTPDGDLRHWWAFTTGLATALAALDRAAEALDLYHEARAATDDPKITMSAAYATAMLYARHLSAADQDPAQARHWLEQAIHLAAGLNDPRQRVLSTVFYEQGLALLDSRAGEPARALRLIDDGLARLAAVLTPGERPQDLARLRHNRAQVHLALGDPAQALADLDTVIAHDPGNCEYYVDRAALHRAAGRSQAAIKDYGTAIRLGPHLPEAYYNRAVLQQERGRLDRACDDLERALAIDPGHLDARIALVNLQVERGALDAAEAGARAGLALAPQEPALLCTLGLIRSERGSLAEADELLSRALAGDPELVEAWTNRAAVRFERGDVAAAVADLDRAVALSAAPVPHYNRGTALMRLGRWDEAARDFTHALDQPGLDRALRRDLRAELARCRSAMAG
- a CDS encoding WD40 repeat domain-containing protein; translated protein: MYEPLERRPGGEPARHGCALLSPDGHLLATAGADRKIRLWRSAQPPDHHVLYRRIDYLHARLKATRNLQDALFGKIQGLTASTGTAPVEDRDGADGT